One stretch of Oncorhynchus gorbuscha isolate QuinsamMale2020 ecotype Even-year linkage group LG21, OgorEven_v1.0, whole genome shotgun sequence DNA includes these proteins:
- the LOC124008861 gene encoding leucine-rich repeat and fibronectin type-III domain-containing protein 5-like produces the protein MEVRGQRLESYRLDPPSSRSQTGAISPTPYNSVISLNFGGNPLHCNCELLWLRRLVREDDMETCATPPQLAGRYFWSIPEEEFTCEPPLITRHSHKLWVLEGQRATLKCRAIGDPEPVIHFVSPGDRIVANSSRATSYRNGTLDLLVTVARTTERTRHSDKRSGGSYCDGGI, from the exons atggaggtcagaggtcagaggttagagagCTACCGCCTGGATCCCCCGTCTTCCAG gtCTCAGACGGGAGCCATCAGTCCCACTCCCTACAACAGTGTCATCAGCCTGAACTTCGGAGGGAACCCGCTACACTGTAACTGTGAGTTACTATGGTTACGGCGGCTGGTCCGAGAGGACGACATGGAGACGTGCGCCACGCCCCCTCAGCTGGCCGGCAG GTATTTCTGGTCCATCCCTGAGGAGGAGTTCACCTGTGAACCGCCCCTCATCACCAGACACAGCCACAAGCTCTGGGTCCTGGAAGGTCAAAGGGCAACCCTGAAATGCAGAGCCATCGGCGACCCCGAACCCGTCATCCATTTTGTCTCACCCGGCGATCGGATTGTGGCGAACTCCAGCCGCGCGACATCGTACCGGAACGGAACATTGGATCTCTTAGTTACGGTTGCTAGGACGACGGAGCGTACACGGCATAGCGATAAACGCAGCGGGGGAAGCTACTGCGACGGTGGGATCTAA